The Acidobacteriota bacterium genome includes a region encoding these proteins:
- a CDS encoding IS982 family transposase, translating into PTNFMVNLMAGLIAYTFQEKKPSLNLRPDLVGNLPAVAF; encoded by the coding sequence CCAACCAATTTTATGGTCAATCTCATGGCTGGATTGATTGCCTATACCTTTCAAGAAAAGAAGCCATCTCTCAATCTTCGTCCCGATCTGGTGGGGAATTTACCAGCGGTTGCCTTCTAA
- a CDS encoding TlyA family RNA methyltransferase gives MTKSQVPNSKPRRHRLDQWLVDHHLAESRHKAQALILAGQVLVNEQRAEKPGQLVPEQAQVRIRGEAMRYVGRGGLKLEGALRTFGLVVEQAVCLDVGASTGGFTDCLLQHGATRVYAIDVGTNQLAWKLRNSPQVIVREQVNARYLQPSDFPELFDVVTCDVSFISQDKILPAVALLMKPGALLITLVKPQFEVGREDVGKKGIVKDPALHRRAIEKVAQVAQVAGIQPWHVMCSPIEGADGNREFLLIGKRQAAEGLDGFPEVDLTLWQAELQALFRNE, from the coding sequence ATGACCAAATCCCAGGTTCCAAACTCTAAACCCCGACGACATCGGCTTGATCAATGGCTGGTTGACCATCATCTGGCCGAGTCACGCCACAAAGCCCAGGCGTTGATTCTGGCCGGGCAGGTGCTGGTTAATGAACAACGGGCCGAAAAACCAGGTCAGCTTGTCCCCGAACAGGCACAGGTTCGAATTCGTGGCGAAGCCATGCGCTATGTAGGCCGCGGTGGGCTCAAGCTTGAAGGTGCCCTGCGCACCTTTGGTCTGGTGGTTGAACAGGCCGTATGCCTTGATGTTGGGGCCTCGACCGGCGGTTTTACCGATTGCCTGCTGCAACACGGGGCGACTCGGGTCTATGCAATTGATGTTGGCACCAATCAGTTGGCCTGGAAGTTGCGCAACTCGCCTCAGGTTATTGTCCGAGAACAGGTAAACGCCCGGTATTTGCAACCATCTGATTTTCCTGAGCTTTTTGATGTTGTGACGTGTGATGTGTCATTTATTTCACAGGACAAAATTCTCCCAGCAGTTGCTTTGTTGATGAAACCTGGTGCCTTGCTGATCACACTCGTCAAACCACAATTTGAAGTTGGTCGCGAGGATGTTGGCAAGAAAGGCATTGTCAAAGATCCTGCATTGCACCGCCGGGCAATTGAAAAAGTAGCGCAGGTAGCACAGGTGGCTGGCATTCAACCCTGGCACGTGATGTGTTCGCCAATTGAAGGCGCTGATGGGAACCGGGAATTTCTGTTGATTGGGAAACGTCAGGCGGCTGAAGGACTGGATGGGTTCCCAGAGGTTGATTTGACGCTGTGGCAAGCTGAACTTCAGGCACTGTTCCGGAATGAATGA
- a CDS encoding STAS domain-containing protein — translation MNISERRIGSVVILDLQGKILLGDGDIQLKEYIARLIEQGERRVLLNMAGVPYMDSSGLGEVVRCFTAVKRAPGGGELKLVNLTQRIQDLLTITKLITVFETFESEESALGAFKPQDAQSP, via the coding sequence ATGAATATCTCCGAGCGCCGTATCGGTTCAGTTGTGATCCTTGACCTTCAAGGGAAGATCCTGTTGGGTGATGGTGACATTCAACTCAAGGAATACATTGCCAGATTGATCGAACAGGGTGAGCGCCGCGTCTTGTTGAATATGGCGGGTGTGCCGTATATGGACAGCAGCGGCCTTGGCGAAGTCGTCCGATGTTTTACCGCCGTCAAGCGCGCGCCTGGCGGAGGGGAACTCAAGCTGGTCAATTTGACTCAGCGCATTCAGGATCTGCTGACGATTACCAAATTAATCACGGTTTTTGAAACATTTGAGAGCGAAGAATCCGCGCTCGGAGCGTTTAAACCTCAAGATGCGCAATCGCCTTAA